The sequence GCTTCAGTACAACAGGATAATTCATTCAAAAAGGGgaaagacaagagttttgttgttaatttaccatccagaaaccacttgctgcattcttgtggATTGaacaggaggctccacttctgcttttcaaagatgtacggctgtataattgtgcatctgtttcttatttggatttaaagtgacagagaccctaaaacagctcaaaataggcagaactgggCAGATTAAAATCTTATCcaagaattattttgtgcaaaaaaaaaaaaaaaagtaatgaacatgttttgtttaaccCACAGGGATAATCTGTTCAAgaaagcataataggtcacctttaacaaTTTCATTATGAGTTTAattgaaagtgaaataaaaacgtgtttttatttctaaaatgtttttttatttcagaagaaATATACCAATATATAATTAATTAGCTTTactaattgatttttttacaagctgctgtttgtttgaaaaaaattataaaatgaaacagaacagaaatgatgaaaaactaaattatgcTCTCTTAACTTCTTTGGAAAGGACTCATTGGTGCGCAACCTGAGGAGAATGAAGGCAACATTTGGTTCAGCTCTATACAACTTCAGTCCAACAACCTTCATCCTTCCCAACGAACACACCAGTTTCCTGGCTGAATTCAACAAGCTGCTTCCTAACAGAGAACGATCAGTTTGCTGGATTTGTAAACCCGTTGACCTCTCCAGAGGTCGAGGTATTTTCCTCTTCCGGGACATGAAAGACCTGGTCTACAACTGTTCTGTAGTGGTGCAGAGGTACATCAGCAACCCGCTGCTGATATCAGGGTACAAGTTTGACCTGAggatttatgtgtgtgtgaaaagcTTCCATCCACTTACTGTTTACATCCACCAGGAGGCGCTGGTGCGCTTCGCCACAGAGAAATACAACCTGTCCTCTCTGTCTAACGTGTTCGCTCACCTGACCAACACCAGCATCAATAAGCGCAGTCCCTTCTATAAAACCCAGAAAGGACAGGTCGGTTCAGGGTGTAAGTGGACGATGAGCAAGTTCAGGTAtttcctccagaaccagaacattaaTGAGCCGTTTCTGTGGCAGAGGATCAATAACATCGTCACGCTGACGCTCCTATCCATCACTCCGTCGGTACCGGACTGTCCGAACTGCGTGGAGCTTTTCGGCTTTGACATCCTCATTGATAGTAAGTTCAAACCCTGGCTTCTGGAGGTCAACCACAGCCCCTCACTGACTCTGGACTGCCAGACCGACTTGTCAGTGAAGAAGGGGCTGATCAGTGATCTGGTCGATTTGATGAATTACACACCTATTGATGGTCTAAGATGCAGAGCTTATCAGACACAAAGAAATGTCCAAACTAGCTTCAATGCTAACATCTCAACACCTGTTCCTTCACTCCCCAAGCTGAAAGATAGCAActttcaacagaaaaataaaaagtcctcTAAAATGCatcatgaaaagacaaaaagacaccTTCCACCTATTGAGACTTTACACTGGATACTCGGCTCATACTCAAAGACGAACGTGGTGAAAACAGGTCTTTCATCATCCCAGATAAAATATGCTCCTCAGGTTACTGGGGTCACAAACCGAGACGACGCTGAAACACAAGATGAAATGGAGAACGAGGTTTCCTCTTCGGTTCTCGGCACTCAGGGCAAAAGGTCAACATTCAGACCATCTACAGATTCCTGGAGGCTTCCAGACATCTGCAGGTATACGTTTTTCTTCTTACTACTTTATACTTTGAGTACCAATAGCCAGACTTTCTCATAATCTGCTGATTTATTGTCCTGGATTTCAAAATGTCGttggaagtttttcttttgggactttggctgcttttaGGGCGTTTTCCCATCTGCTAGTCTGgtagtttgctttcacactgctcAAACCCAAcctaattgaaaaacctgttcccctcctcgcctgtgggggcacWGCACCAACAACCACTGAagcaaatgacacaaaaacctcagaagaaaacaagagcgcaacttccttcttcacaaaatgtaaacaaaaatggaacgGCATcaaattttagcagttgtaggatttctctttgtcTCTGCCTAAATAGCGCAACCCTTTTCTCCTGATAGCGCAAAGCTagcatatttgttttggttgcatttacccagaataagTAATAAGTaccaaaggaaagaagaaagaaagacaagaagtaaatggagggggaaaaaagaaataaggagggaaggaagaaataagtataaaagaaaagaaagaaggaagactGACAAAAAGGGAGCTaacaaagaaaaggagaatTAGCCTACAGAGAAGAAGTCTTaaacaaaggaaggaaagaaaaataaacgaAGAAAAGAAGTAGGATAAAAAAGgaagtaaacaaagaaaaaaagaaggatggGAGGAAAACTACTATTCTAACTTGATTCAAATTTATACTaatcatgaataaaaaaaatattaaaagatttcagccaaattaaagcagaaaaacaacccaATGAATGagttaaagtaaataattgattcTAGAAAACTCACTCTTCCATATACCGATATAGTTCCATATATGACATTGTTCACTTGTTTATTACACTTTGTCcaataaagtcaaactcaaCTCAAATGTTGCTTCACAGGAAACGTCGGAGGCTCCATGTTCGGGAAGCAAAGCCTCTGATTGGTCAACATGTTCCACCAATCAGAGCTGGAGGTTTCATTCGGACTTTCCCATTTAACCCGGCAACACTGAAGGCTTCCCGGGTCAAACTGGACGTCCCAGTCGTCTTACAGGAGCTGCAGAAGCTGACGGCTCGGGTGGCTTCAGGCCGACCGGAGGAAACgacaggagaggaagaggaggaggatgaagactGCTTTGATTCACTGCTGTGGGGGCCAGAAGACCCCCCGCTGCTCAGTCAGTGGTTCAactccaaaacataaaaaatacctGATCCAAGACACAAATGATCAGGTGGAGCTTTGGCAACACGAAGCTTTTCTGCAGAACtctgacttgtttttatttaaactaaggaaggaaggaaataagtaaaagtaaaaaaaaaaattataaagctGATCcaagaaacagaaatgatcaGATTAAGTAATTAGGAATATTAGATTAAATTTGCTTCAGTGAAGCtcagatgttgtgttttttgcgtctttttattacatgttattaaacaactaaaatgttttgatgaaacCAGAAAGAACATCAGGAGGTCAGCTGGttcttttgtttcctcattAATTATTCACAGGGTGCTTAAAGGCCTcttaacaggaaaaagaaacaaacacaaaacctcaaCAATGAGATTATCAACTGGAACATGATGCACATAAAGAATCCATTAAGGAAATCCAGTTAGCATCTTCTATTTCCTGGATTTCATGTCATTTtagtgctttaaaaatgttctatttcCCAAAGCCCTGATTGGTATCTATCAGGATCGGAGATTAAACTGAGAGCCAGAGGAGGGCAGCAAGTCTCACTTTCAACCAACTGATGAAGTTAGAgcagaaaacaatttcagatgATTTACACTGAATCTGAGGGGGAAAATATCAGAGAAATTAAGAGTGGTTTGATAAATTCTCGTTAGCGTCTAATTGACCTCTTGATGTAAAGTGAGAGTGTTTTGTGTCAAAGTTTCCACttagtaaatattaatttatacaGTTTGGTTATGAAACACAGAGGACTGGAGGAAGGGATTTATGAACGTTTCTTCAGATAGTGATGACGTGAAAGGGaaggaaatgtttcaaaatgaaaggaataaagaaaagaaaattttataaaatgggGAGAAATGAAAGGAGTAAAAGAAGATAAAGAGaggaatgaaggaaggaaggagatcAGAACAAGAAGTCAGAaaggagaaaggaagaaagactgaaggagaaaacagaaaaggaaaggaaTGAGTAAAAGTAGGAAggaaaaatgaactgaatgaagGGGGAGTgaacaaagaaatgaagaaaaattaatgaatgaaggaaaatgtgatggaggaagaaagaaaggagagggaaagaaagtaaataaagaagGAAGGGCTGAGGagataagaaagaaaacagaaacaaaggacATAGTAAAGAACTAAGGAAGGactgaaggaaggaaataaacaaaGGGAGAAAGGAagtaagaaaagtaaaaaaggaaTGAAGTTttaaaggaaggaaggaaaaaagaagagaatgaaaacaagtttttaaagaaaggaaaaagtgaaagaagaaacaaatgaatAGAAAGGAAAATGGAACGAAAgaaggaagacagaaaaaaggaaggaacctttaaaggaagggaggaaggaagaaattaaaaaacgaAGGAAGAAGAATGGAAGGTAGAAGAGGAAGGAcgaatgaatgaaaaaagaaacaaaagaagtaaAACTAAACAGATGTATTGAAACGTTCCAAATTTGGTTCTAAATAATTTGAttggtttttatttgagtttgttCTGAAATYTTTACTTTGTAAATAACAGAACAAACTCATTCTGGTCTGTTGGTATTTATTCAGTAACAACTGGTTCCCATACAGGCTCATCTGGGAGTTTAACCCAGATTCTCCAGTTCAGATAGagtgaaactgaacaaaatcaaattcaaaacatgagTCAAATTTATCtgatttctgttattttccatCTTTCGAAATCCTCCATGTCTTTCTAGCTGTTACTGGAAACACAATCTCCAACGGTTAAACGTCATCATCACACCTGAGGCATAGCGACCTGATAGTTGTTTCCCAGATGGAGGAAGGAATCCAGCCACGCTGAGCTGAAATTTACTAAAGAACAGATCGCCTGAGGCTTTAGGTGTCTAACTGTCGTCTCCTGTTGATCGGGTTGTTCGGAAAATAAACGCGTTAAAAGGTTTGTGTACAAGTCGGGTAGTTTTTATTCAGGTGTAGTTCCACCAACCAGCCACTAGGGAGCAATTTGAGCTTTTCCTCCGGGAAGATTTCACTGACTTTAACTCTTTTTTCTTGTCTGCTTGTAtttacacacacccacagagaCAGTGACAGAGTGGGAGTGGGTGTGTGTAAATGGAGCATAGAGTTACGCCATTATGGATTCACCCACCTTGTGACAGACGTTCATAACTGATATCATCTTCCAGTTTTGGTCAAAGTGAAACTTAATGTTGCGCCATGTCGCAAAATTGACCGCACTGTAATTTTCCATAACTGTACCTGTTATGGGAACAGGTACAGTTATTACCTGTACCTGTTAATAGGGTCATatcaataaagtcataataaatgagaataaagttatatttcGAGAACAAATTCAggaaaacaagaataaagttagaatattatgagaataaagtcataaaagattaaagttgaaataaaagggaaataatctattatatatatatatagaaacaTGTTAATCTCGTTTCCTTTCAGAACAAAATTACTTGGTTTCatgaaattaatgtttaaatgttaatcctgactgataccttttcACAATGAGCTTATTTTAATGAGCTCTCGGGTGCCTGTTGGATCCTAAACACCATTTCATTTAATGGATATTTACACCATGAAGTATCTGGCATCTGCCAGTAATTCCTCCTCTTCTTGTGACACATTCTGGTATTTAGGTTACAAGTCATTCTCGATTTGACAGGCATTTAAGGGAATTATGGGAATTACAAGTCGgttcccaaaataaaaaaataaatgcaccagaaCTTGTCTCACACGTGCGCCAGCGGAAATAATAGTATTTTAACTACAGCAAAgaatttaatacatttgaaccaatacatttgttaaaatgttctgtttttaatttttaaaagttgaaatatttacTCCGTTTGAAAGTCTGAAGTGGGTTCATAAAGTAtccattcactgcaaaaacacaacatcttaccaggtattttatgttcagtttctagtttatttttagtcagtAATTCCTCAGTTTCttactggcagattgtttcatttataacattAATTAACAgattattagtgaaataatctgccaatgaaactagagctttttcatcaatatcaagaaattatttacttaaaacaatcttctatatcttgctgaaaagtttcttgtaagttacttttgtccTGTTTAAAAGCAGTAAGATATTTGTTCTAGAAATTAGACATAGAGTGCTTggaaaggttttgtgttttgcagtgttgttATTGAAACCCACAGCTCTGGAACACTGGTACCAGTTTTGACATGTCCATGAATTGGAGGGCAGTGTGCTGACAGGAATCCTGAAAGGATTTTCAGTACCACGGAAAAACAGTCATGATTAACGCAGACACACTCAGTGATGCGTCGCGGTTAAGAAAGAGTTCATAAAACTTGTGTTTTAATAGGCCAATGTGAGATTTATTGTTGTAAAACAGGCTTGTGGTTTCGTTAGCAGCAGCTTAAACTGTCTTGTAAAGTGGAAGGGAATATTTCTACGTCTAATGGATGAGCAGAACTGgttttagcacattttaaataaaccctgTGCAACGATCAAACCTAGTCATCATCATAGGTTATTTCAGcctcttaaaatgttttgtttaaccTACACTAACATTAAAACGATTTATGTCAagctcataataaaaaaaaaaggtggttaACATGAAGTTAATTTCAGCTTTGAATagactttaaatatttctgtcagtttattcagtcactgaatggcttagcaccaaaatacacGACAGACGTCTCGTATCAAAGAAGCAGCATTCGGTTTTTATGCTGCTCCAATGTGGatcaaacttccagaaaactgcaaaaatgctgaaacactgaattcctttaaatcaaaactaaaaacccACGTTTAGTaagattaataataactggaacttCAATGGAAGAATACAAATCTTACCAAATACTCTTGGTCTattttctagtgtaaatatagttttttttttatatacaagacaaaactaagttaaAAGTAACTAGCACTGAGGATTTGAGTTTAGCAAAGTCCAAGTTcctgaagaggaagagaaagaagagaaagaagtaTGTGTACCAGATAATCCACTTCTTGTTTTTGCCATACTTCCTGTTTGATTTGCCAATTACTCGCCTATACCATCTTTGTTTGTTGAATCAAGTCAGGAAGACGATCCCAGGAAGCTACGAacgtgtttttatatttgttaattaaCCCTTCTTGGTCCAACTTGTACTTCCTTCATCACATCTGGGGAGAAATACATTGATAAGAGCTTACTTTACTAATACGAATAAGTAGTAGCACAGCAGTGAACCAATCCAACTTGCAAACAGTTAATAAGTGagcaatcaaaacaaaacagtttgttaTTCTCCCATACTGTGTTGGTAGGTTTACTTTGGCACAACCTACTGAATGGGTTTTTCAAGTTGTTccagattttacttttgttttctgtccagaAGTTCTTGTGTGCGCAGTTCTTAAGCTTGAATTCAAGCCTAACTATTCCCGCAGTGCTGCATTATGCCAGTGTTTTGGTACAACTGCAGACGTCAGTGTTGCAAAAGAACCTTATCATTGCACTGTCACCTCTGTGTTTTGTCAAACAGACTGAGTGTGTGGCAGGTGGGCTGAGATGTTCCCTCTTAGTAATATTGAGATACAAATCATGCAATGTTTTTGGACTCAAGAAGTTAAGAAAAATCCAGGTACgttagattaaaaatattaatttcattgGCAAGAGAGTGGTAAAGCTATCTTTATAATCTATGTTAcaacatttgaaatatgtttgtgtAAACCAAAGGTCTGAAACCTATGTTGACGCAGGAATGCATCCAAAAGTGACAGGACAGTGGCACTGGAGCTGCAAACCTCTGGTACAAACCAACTCACATTGACTACATCcacacaaacatgcatgcaGGCAACCTTGACACCATTACAACACTTTTTTACCTATCATTTCCTAAGTCTTGCATATGACGCAAGAGGAGATTGGCAGAGCATTGGCTTCTTGTGGTACAGATctgcagattattttgtttgctcATAAGCTTCTCAGGAGACAAACATAGTAAACCAGtaagaaagcaaaaacagtCAGCAACTGATAAAATGTCAAGAAGGAACCTTAAAAATGACCAGATTAAACCAAATCTGCTGCTAAAGCTCTGCTTGCATGCCATCAAACAACCGCAAAAGGTTTGAAAAGGTTggaaaagttgagtggaaaaCATAGTAAAAAATGGTAAACGACAGAGGTAAGTGGACCTTTCAGTGGATTGTTCAAGACTCTGATTCACAAGGTGTGTGAACGGAGGATGGAGTCTGTGCTTGGAGTCTGAATCAGAAGCATTTCAACTGGGCTAAGAGGAAAAAGGAGTGGATTGTTGCTCAGTGCTCTAAAATCCTCTTTTCAGACagaaggaaatgttttgtttcatttaaaaactgatgatCCAGTGCCTATGGAAACATGGGAGTTGAATATAATCTTGAGgtttaaagaaaagtttccaCAGTCAATATTGATTTCCTCGTCTTATCAAAGCTTCAGATTCAGTCAGGAAATTCGCTGTGAGTGTTGTTGATATAATTACCCTCCAATGTATGTCCAAGTGGGAATCCTGGAGGCAGAAGATGGGATGCAGGTCTGTGAGCTTGGGAAACTGGTGACACTGGGAGGATGGGTGATCTTCATGCTTAATGTAGCCACTGCTACAACCAGTAGTTCCTGCTGTTGAATGAATGGGAACTGCACGGATTTTCAGAGGCGTTAAGTCTTGACATGTGTTGTTTGGCACTCTGTGACAAGACGTAGCTGTGGTTCCAGCATGATGCTGAACTCTGACCGAGTCGGACCTGCGCCTTTTCCGGGTCTCGACCTGCTGCTTGTGTGGAGAAggagctgtgtttttgtttcatcaggGCCTGCAGATTGAATTTCCATGTTCAAGGTTGGGAATGTGTTGCTTCAATGCCTGAAAACTAACAATAACTTCCTGATTTCTCCAGGCAGGCTCAGTGGGAAACACTGTAGTCTAGTTAAGGGGTGGACAGTTAAAATAAAGACAGCACTGTAttctattttcaaaaaatgagtgcttcttttaaacagaacacaacacaaataaaaggcAATACAaagcgccgatctatgttttcgcatccacctgaataatgtgtaatTGCGCCACTGTCCTTGCGGATTTAATCTGTTTTGGCATTTGTCACCTAAACTGTTCTTATCAAAGATAACCTGGGTACATccaaaatatcattttaaaaggCTGATTTTATGGCAAAATCATCAAACAACATTATCTCTATGTGAAAGACATACTGCACAAGTCTGCTTCTGAATGACTGAAAAGGATAAAACCAGAATTTTAcaaggtctagtcaaagtctggactttaatCTAACCCTTAAACATGTCATTTATAAATCCCTCCAGCACTATGCTAACTTTtgataaatacaaataagcAGCGTTTATTGCATTGCTTTGGCGTGGAGTGCTTCAACAGAACTTTTGTTATTGGATTTAATGATctgatttaatgatttatttagcaGTTTAGACATTTGTAGCTGCCTTTCAAAGTCAGTGATGATCATTTCCAACTAATGAGTCTGAGACAAAAGTCCTTAATGAATCATTTATGAGCAGCAGAAGATGAGTGTTGAACAAATTTGAAAGGAGTCGTTTGATAAAAATCTTCTTACACTGAACAACAATGAATCAGCTGCTTATGAAAAATCCTAGGGTCAAGCAGTGATGAGTGTCTGGGACACTGTTTGTTCATCTGACTCACAGGTATTCACCTCTCCAGTAATCCATCAGTGTGACGGTTTCTCCGGACACTAAAGGCTGAATAATAATGGTGTTATGTAAACGGTAGTGTCAATGTTGAGCTCCCATTATGTAAGCTGATGCTATAGTGGAAAACAAACTGGATGTGTGAAGCAAAGGCCAGTTCTGTTTCCTGTGGCATCTTATTTTTAACCACAGAAACAGACCAtcatagatatttttaaaaaaatgtcatgctCACATTtgttatgtgaaaaaaagtcacagatTTTTTGTTATTAGCAGGCGGTTTTGGTTTCTCTATTACAACATTATTGGTACTGAAACATTGCAACATTTATAGATATGCAGTGTTGTTGTTGATGCAATTTTACCAAAACTGGGATGTTACCAACATTGTGAAAGTAACAGTATCATAATCCAGTAGGTTATTCATCCGTTCATCCATTGTCTGTAACCGCttggctgggattcaaacccaggacctccTTACTGCAAGCAGAAATGGGTAAAGTAAACAAAggatttactcaagtaaaaatagcactacaacatatttttactcaagtaaaagtaaaaagtagccgtacAAGAAATTCCtcaagtaaaggtaaaaaagtAATTGGGCTAAAAGGCGACTCAAGTACTGAATAACTAATCAAAACAtcagttatttaatatttaaaaatatccagACATGCtgaaatgttggtgttttaaagatcaaatgaaaataattcacatagataatataattacaaaataactttattataaACTGCAGGTGTGCATCTGGTTCTGGAGGAATTTTAGCTAAAACAGTTTCTCACAATGGGTTGAGTccccagaaattttactcaagtaagtttaaaaaaaaaaaaacttacttgagtaaaagtaaaaagtgcaaTGTAGTAAAAGTACTCCAAAAAGTAATTCTTTTTCTAAAgagttactgaagtaaatgtaactacttGCTACCAAAAAGAGTGCTGTGCtggctaaattattttatttaatttagtttgtttttattgcacagATTCACAACACATGTTGTC is a genomic window of Poecilia reticulata strain Guanapo linkage group LG21, Guppy_female_1.0+MT, whole genome shotgun sequence containing:
- the ttll2 gene encoding putative tubulin polyglutamylase TTLL2 — protein: MAASLVFRLHDRGPQLVREVLLERGWKEYDKRKREDRDWNLYWRGSEFHSSEYHSLLPWQRLNHHPKTAGITRKDSLVRNLRRMKATFGSALYNFSPTTFILPNEHTSFLAEFNKLLPNRERSVCWICKPVDLSRGRGIFLFRDMKDLVYNCSVVVQRYISNPLLISGYKFDLRIYVCVKSFHPLTVYIHQEALVRFATEKYNLSSLSNVFAHLTNTSINKRSPFYKTQKGQVGSGCKWTMSKFRYFLQNQNINEPFLWQRINNIVTLTLLSITPSVPDCPNCVELFGFDILIDSKFKPWLLEVNHSPSLTLDCQTDLSVKKGLISDLVDLMNYTPIDGLRCRAYQTQRNVQTSFNANISTPVPSLPKLKDSNFQQKNKKSSKMHHEKTKRHLPPIETLHWILGSYSKTNVVKTGLSSSQIKYAPQVTGVTNRDDAETQDEMENEVSSSVLGTQGKRSTFRPSTDSWRLPDICRKRRRLHVREAKPLIGQHVPPIRAGGFIRTFPFNPATLKASRVKLDVPVVLQELQKLTARVASGRPEETTGEEEEEDEDCFDSLLWGPEDPPLLSQWFNSKT